The window ccaagagtgggggtgtcacttacaaggggtcacgatttcaaggtgagagggggaaagtttaagggagatgtgcgtggaaagtttttacgcagagggtggtgggtgcctggaacgctttgccagctgaggtggtaggggcgggcacaataacatcatttaagatgcatctggacagatatatgatcgGGTggagaacagagagaagtagaccttggaaaataggcaagaGGTTTAGAtaaatctggatcggcgcaggctgggagggccgaaaggcctattgctgtgctgtaattttctttgttctttgttctaattgggaagcaaaaggtCTCATTACCTTACGGGACAATGATTGTCTGTCAGCCAAGCAAcctttatcccattttcaatatttttatatccgcTGAAGAGGCGCAGCTTCGGGACAGTGAGTATCAATAACTTACCTcgggggattcacggcctagtcggtagggaggggggttggtgccaaCCCGGGGAGGAGCAGCTCCGGGACGGTCAGTATCAATAACTCACCCCGGGGATTCACTCTcgggacagtgagaggaaagaatgttcaatGTTTCACATTCGGCTCTGGGGGTCCCCgacactgacctctcacctgaTACCGCACAATGCCCGGTTATTGATTGACGGCAGCACTGGACCAATAGGACGAGAGGAGGCGGGTCCGGATGACCAGTCGCGAGtgactggtcctccaaccaatcagcgtgaatgagggggcgggactgggctgagtgaagcatgcgcagtgtgattaATGGCGACGCAGAAAAACGTTTGTTCTCGGATCCACAATCCGTGAAGGTGGGAATGGCGGGACGCAGGGAGAGATGAATCAGGTGGGTCGTTAGACACGCTTTGTCAACATGTTATTTACACCGAAAATCGGGAAAAATAACCAACCGGTGCCTGGGGATCTGAGCGGAGGCTGCATCTTTGTTACAGACGAGACCctgcggccgccatctttatttggTACTGGCAGCTCACTGCGCATGCACCCACCTTTTTTATTGGGGCACGAGCAACAGAGCGCATgctcagtcgccatcattgttgggggcaacatttCTGAAACGTTTCTTCATGACAGAATGTCCAACAAACTGCTTCACTCTGAGTTACAAATTCCTATTTATGGGGCAGAATATCTGTCCAGAGCAGTGACAATTATTCGAATTTATATTGTGGCTTGAACACAATATAACTTTTAAGACTTTCAGAGAAACCTTACAAAATAACAAATGACACCGAGCCACATGAGGAGGAAAGTGAATCGGAGATTTTATCGAGGAAATTCCAGAAATTGAGGCCGTGGCAACTCAGTAATGGTGGAAAGATTAAAATCGGGAATGCTGAAGTGGCTGGAATTaaatgagtgcagagatctcaaacgggtgtgtgtggaggagattacaggcaccggaatgtggcaactagaggcttttcacagtaacttcatttgaagtttacttgtgacaataagcgattttcatttcagagtgtTTCTGAAACATTGAAAGCAACATTCtggttttgttaaaaaaaattcctGTTTTTCCCCagagttagagtacccaattcttttttttccaataaaggggaaatttagtgcgccaatccacctaccctccacatcttttttggggtgtgggggtgagacccatgcagacacggggaatatgtacaaactccacattgacagtgatctagggccgggatcgatcctgggtcctcagcgccatgaggcagcattgtAAACCACTGTACCCTAGCTTTCCTTTGTATTTGTTGGGATTTTGCTTTCTTTTACTTTgattgggtagcacagtggttagcacagttacttcacaactccagggtcccaggttcgattccaggcttggtcactgtctgtgtggagtctgtactttctccctttgtcagtccagagatgtgcaggttagtcggATTGgcgatgaaaaattgcccttggtgtccaaaaacggtcaggtggggttatggggatagtgtggggtgcactttccagggGCCACTGcaaacttaatgggccgaatggcctccttccacactgtaaattctatgatgatatttGGGGAAACAAGAGAGGGAAGAAATTAGAATTATTTGTTCTGAATTTCCATCCTTGAATGAAAGTGGTACTGACACTgtcaactccttttacagggggttggAGGGAGAGGATTTGACACGTTCATCAGGATCTGAATATCATCAGCcactgaatgtggaaggagaaatgtttgtctgttctcttTCTGGGCAAGGAtctgaaacatcagtgtgactggacaaGCACCAAGACACAGAcagcacacacccgagtgagagtgttccagttacacagcctgaaaaaaaaatcacaccattcacagtggggagaaaccgcatTTGTGTCTGcatgtggacgaggcttcaactgatatcCACCCTGTTTTCTTAAAatgtttgttcatgggatgtgggcatcactgcttgtggaggcatttattgcccatccctgaagacatttgagagtcaaccacattgctatggatctggagtcatatgtaggccagaccaggtaaggatggcagatttctttccctgaaggacatcagtgaaccagatgggtttttacaacaaatgataatggtttcatggacttttaattccagatctttattgaatttatatttcaccatctgccgtggtgggattcgaacctgggtccccagagcattaccctgggtctctagattattagtccagtgacaataccccaACGTCACTGCCTTGGTACCACAAGGACGCCAGCAGCATggggaaaccgtggaaatgtggggactgtgggaaggaattcagatCCCCATCAGGGCTGAAAGTTCATCGACGTAGTCACACCAGGGAGAGGACTTTcaactgctctgactgtgggaagagctaTAAGAATGCTGGGGGTCTAATTaatcatcaacgtgttcacacgagAGAGAAgctattcacctgctccacctgtggaaAGGAATTCATCTGGGAATCCAGCCTAACGACACACCAGCgatttcacactggagagaaaccatacgattgctctcagtgtgggaagagcttCCGGTGTTCATCCCACCTCACTGAACATctacgggttcacactggggagagaccattccacTGTTTTGAGTGCGGGCAGAGATTCACTTGCTCTTCCCATCTCACTCAGCACAAATTTGTCCACACTGGTGAGAGGCCGTTTGTCTGCTccgtgtgtggaaagggattcattaGATCAACATTCCTTCTtagacaccagcgtgttcacgctGAAGAGAAGGCATTCGCTTGCACTGACTTTGGGAAGAGTTTCACTCGTCCATCTAGTCTTCGGgatcaccagcaagttcacattgaAGAGAAAGCATTCAtctgcactgagtgtgggaagagTTTCACTCATGCATGTAGTCTTCAGAATcaccaacgggttcacactggggagaaacccttTACCTGcgctgagtgtgggaagggattcgctttgAAATCGCAGCTTCGGTCACATAAACTTGTTCACACTAATGAGAGACAAtttcaatgttctgactgtgagaagagctttaaaagcagaagggATTTGATGAAACACCAGCGAATCCattctggggagaagccgttcatctgcCCCGTGTGTGATAGAGGATTCACTGATCCATCCAATCGTCTgaaacaccagagagttcacatgtgattacagggattggatatTCAACCCAGGATTTGAATCATGTTAATTCTGACAGTTCTGATTTATTTCCATTGATGTTAAACCCCAGCCCAGTTACAGGGATTAATAGAATGGACATTAATTGCATTAAGTCCAGTGTTCACCTCGATGAGTGATAGAATCTACCTTTTAGTATAAATTACCTTTTTAGTCTATAACAAGTGTAAAAGAATAAATGGCCCAAGATTTAAAATGGCTTCTTCAAATGATTTGTTAAAAAACCCAAGTTGCAAACAGGACAGTAAAAATGCTGAATAGCATGAGAAACATCAAGATAAAGAAGCCAGACAGACCAATGACACATTTTGTTAATTTAAAGTTTCTGGGCAATATTCCCAGAAACTGTTTTCTTTCAACGGATAAGGCTCATAAAAAAGATGTATTTCAATCACTCCATACCTAAATTTGATGGACTGAAATCTCAATCGATTTAAATAATACTATAATTACTTTAACCCAATCACTGCCAGAAAGGGGACAGACATTGGTGATAGCCATAACCTTAAAAAGTACTGCTGATTTTGAAAAATTCATTCCAGAATCACCTTACTTAATTTCTGAAACTACTTTCTGCACTTTCGCTTTGAACCgccattttgtttattttcaacaTCACTGTATCGTGTATTCAGTTAGGAGAAGTGATCAAGAGCTGTAActtgtattgaattcaactcaGTTCTCTGTATTTGCTTGGACTAAACAAACTGTAAATACTCTGTATTTGCAAACTGACCTGTTCAAGAGACATCTGTAACTAATTAAATAAAAGACAATTTCCTTCACGAATGAAGCTCAGTTTCAAGTTCTGTGGAGTAATATATTAGTGCGGCAACACTTACCAAAGTATAGACCTATcagtgaggagctgcggagggtggccgAGGTGaacaaagggctcagagccaagatgcaggacctggagaacaggtcgagaaggcaaaacttgagaattgtgggcctgcccaagggggtggagggcctgaggccgACTTTGtgagggtgtttgaggagttgatggggagggggaagatgccTCCTGCTACGAGTTTGACAGGGCACATCGGTCGCTCAGGCCGAAGCCTAAAGCGAATGAGCCACAAAGGGCGGGTAAATTCTGCTTCCACAGCGACCACGTGAAGGAGAGGGTTTTGAGCTGGATGAAGCAGAGGCGAGATGTGGAAAGACATTGGCATATGAATATATCAAGACCTGATGACTGAGCTGCAGAGAAGGCGGGtggcctttgaaggggagagacgGCATTATATGGCAATGGAGtgaggctgaaggactgggactgagatgagcgTTGGGATTTGGTTGATGGGGACGGGGATAGCGTTTGTCTTCGGGAGGGCTTTCTGTTTGATTGGGGGTTTTGAATGGGGAAGTCATTTGTTTCCATGTGTTTTGGGTTTTGCTTTTTCTTGTTTCTTTCTGGGTGAGGTTCAGTATTGTTCTTTGGTTTGAGGAAGGTGGGTTTTTGGGCAGGTGGGAGGTTTCtgaggaaggggatggggaggaggggtgactggtgggggtcATCGCAAGAGCTAACGAAGGTTGGCAAGTGAACGGGAGTGCGGTGTGTCAGGGGCCGTGGTTGTTGGAGCCTTGTCGAGCAGATTTCGATGGAtttgggaggtgtgaatggtgggaggaggggatcaATACTGGGTGAGGTGCTTGGTAGAGAAAGTGAttgggggattctgggagtggggagaggtttGATGGTAGCAaaggggtgaaggatcaggtgaggttttggaagggttgggtgggtcaGTTTCATTCGGGGTTTGATAGCCGGgctcgggtgggtggggggtggcgatATTGGTGGGTAAGAGGGTAAAGTTTCAGGTGGAAAAGTTAGTGGCTGATCGCGGGGCAGGTAGTGACGGGTacgttggaggggaggttggtggcgctGGCAAGTTAATATGGCCCcgattgggacgatgcggggtttgtgtAGAGAGCGCTGGGTGCCATCCCGTATCTGGATACCCATCAGCCGATAGTAGAGGGGGGATTGGAACATAGTGCTGGAACCAAACGTGGACAGGTCCCAGCCACTGACCCAATcggcggagggggggtgggtggtggaatCATTGGTTGGGCTCAtgaaagaagtgggggggggggggggggggggggagttgacccGTGGAGGTTTTTACACCCGaaggttcaggagttttcatTTTTCTTCCCGGTGAACGAGGCGTTTTTGAGAATTGACTTTGTTGTCGGAAATGCATTGTTCACTGGAAATGAGAGGTCGGAGTACACTCCGCAGCACAGGAGCATAgagggtagcacagttgtttcacagctccagggtcccaggttatattcccggcttgggtcactatttgtgcggagtctgcatgttctccctgtggtctgcgtgggtttcctccgggtgctccggtttcctcccaaaagtcccgaaagtcgtgctgtgagataatttggacattctgaattctccctctgtacccgaacaggcgccggaatgtgccgaccagggcttttcacagtaacttcattgcagtgttaatgtcagcctacttgtgacaataaagattatttttgcaTTGGATTGATGTAATTTTGGAGAAGGGGGAAGCCCAGAGGCCAGGGTagagaatggatgtggggttactggcagaCGAGAGCTTCTGTGCCAAGATTGGGATGGTGATTGAGTACGTGGGGTTTAATTGCATGGGCAGGTCTCACagtcggtggtctgggaggctctgaacgcggtggtgaggggggagggtaatCTCGTTTGAGGccaaggtggagagggaggaacaCCAATGATTGATAGAAGAGactttggaggtggatgggaggtatgTGGGGAACCTGGACCCGGGtctcctggcaaagaggaaggacTTGCAGATGAGGTTTGATCTATTGTCCACGGGGAAAGCGGTGCATCAGTTGAGAATCGCGAAGCGGGCtttctatgagtacggggagaaggcaggtgtaTGTTGCCAGGTCAGCAGGGAGGGtgtggagagggagataggtTGGGTGCGGGACAAGTTGGGGGAGTTGTTGGTGGCTCTGGAACATAATAATAAGGTGTTCGAGGAGTTCTTTGGGACCTGTGTAAGTCGGAGCCACCGCAGGAGGGGGAGATGAGGGAGCTTTTGGGTGGACTAGAGTGTCTGAGGTTGGGGGAGATGGAGAacgcagggctggaggaggtgaaggtggtgaTTGGGAGAacgcaggcagggaaggcggcgGGGTCCAATGGGTTTCAGGTCAAATTTTATCAAAGATTTAAGGGTGGCTGGCGccgttgatggtgggaatgtttgaggacgccATGGTTAAGGCTGTCTTACTGCAATCAATGGGCAGGCCTCCATCTCGCTGTTGCTGAGAAGGACAAGGAGCCAGTGGAGTGTGGGTGGTACAGGCCCATATTTTTGCtcaatgcagacgccaaaatactgggaACGGTGTTGACGTTAAACTTGGAAGGGTACCTCACAGAAGTGATTGGGGaggccagacggggttcgtaaagggaagtTCTCTAATGTAAGAAGATTTTTAAGCATGGTGCTCTCTccggcagagggaagggagatgaggtggtggtggaggcggcGAAGGTGTTTGATCAAGTGGCATGGAGTTATTTGATGATGGGATTGGGCCGAAGGTTGTGGCGTTGGTGCAGCTGCCAAGGAGCCAATGGCGAGCATGTGCACCAACAAAATGAACTCTGGGTATTTTGTGttgcaccggggaacgaggcagggttgCCCCAGGTCCCCTCTTCTGTTTGCAATGGCTATAGAGCTCTTGTCTATTGAGCTGAGCAGCTCGGGGTTGTGGAGGATGTCCTTCAGTGCAGAAGATTTGTTCCTGTATATTTCAGAGCCAAGCTCTTTGGTGGGGAATATAATGGAATAGCACCAGAGATTTGGAACGTTTTCAGGATAAAAATTGAATTCAGGgacaagtgagtattttgtggtctcCACtccggaagtgggaggggggataggtggtggtggggggaggggggggggcatttcgcCTGGCAGTGTCTGATTATTGGTATTTGGGGTGCAGGTGGACCAAAATTGGGCAGGGCTTCGGAAGTTTAACTTCACTTATTTTGtgaggagggtgaaggctgatttgctgaggtgggacaatctccctgtcattggcaggccagatgcaggcagtaaagatgaatgTTTTGCAGCGAttcctgcttttgtttcagtgcctgccggtctttttgcTCAAAGCGTTTTTTAGGAGGCTCGACAGACGGATCTCCTTGTTTGTTTGGGCGGGAAGGTGGCGAGGATTAGGAAGGAAATACTGCAGAGGGGGTTAGGCATCCTAAATTTGTTGTATTCTTATTGAgcggcaaatgcagagaaggttcgGCATTggagtagggtgggggggggggggggctttgcggaTGAGGACGGAGGTGGGCTCTTGCAGGGGTCGGGGTTACATGTGCTGTCAACGGTGCTattcccgatggccccagggaagaagacggtgagtccagtggtggttgccacgttgaagatctggaggcagtttagacagcAGAGCTAGTTTGGAGAGATGCCAATCAGAGGGAATCATGCGTTAGAGCCGGGGAGGATAGATGCAAGGTTTCGGGGATGGCAAGggagggggattaaggaaatgaaggattttcttggagggcgatttgcgagtttggaggagttggatgaGACGTTTGGGCTGGCAAAAGCTTTAGGTATTTACAGGTGCAGGACTTTGCGAAGAAGGCCTTCCCGCTTGCACCTGCCTTGTTGCTGGAGGCAGTGCTGTCAGAGGGGGATTTGTCTCGGCAATTTACGGGAGAGTCTTGGAGGAGGTTGGGGTGTCCATGGAGGAGGttaaggtgaagtgggaagaagaattgggtggtgctggaggagggtctaTGGTGCGATGTGCtgtggagggtaaatgcctcgaATACATGTGCGAGACctgggctgatacagctaaaggtagtgtacagggcacacctcacaaacttaggatgagccagctgtttgaaGGGTTGGAGGATGCCTGTGAACAATGTGGGAGGGAGTCTGCGAATCACCTACATATATTTGGTCCTTCCCAAAGCTGGAAAGATTTTGGAGGATGGTGTTCAGCACCGTGTTGGGGGTTTTACGTGTGGACGTGGATCCCGGTCCCTGACAAGCCATATTTGCGGGTTTCAGAAGAGCCAGAGCTGTAGgcgggtgcaggggcagatgttctagccttcacctcgctgattgctcgcaggttggtcttgttggggtggaggtcagcttcttcatCCTGTGTCCTcggtgtggcaggggggtgggggggggggggggaactcctgGGGCTCCTGACCCTGGAAAAGGTAACGTTTTCTCTGAAGGGGCGACTGGTGGGTTCCACAaatgttggggtttgttcatcatgcattttcgggagttggttaccattgactgTTGGGGGGTCGGGGTTTGTGGGGTTGTTTTATGTTGTAAAACTCTTGAAAATTTCTTGAATAGAAACATTTTCAAAAACGGAatccttgaggaaggagcagtgctccaaaatcttgtgtttgaaacaaaccagttggactttaacgtggtgtggtaagactttttactgtgccctaTTGTAGGACAACTGTCATGGTGTGTATTTGCTAAGGATACTACAACTGTTATGGAGAATCAAACACACAGCTCCAGTCTGGTACAGACCTTGTTCATAAAACCGAGACCTGATCACATAAAGCCCAGCCCAGTCGAAcagtcgatggtagccatgatgtggagatgccggcgttggactggggtgaactcagtaacaagttttacaacaccaggttaaagtccaacaggtttgtttcaaacacgagctttcagagcattgcttcttcctcaggtgactcacctgaagaaggagctgcgctccgaaagctcgtgtttgaaacaaacctgttgtactttaacctggtgttgtaagacttcttactgcagtaGAACAATGGTTTGGCTTTAACAGGTCCATTGGGCATGGCCTCTGACAAGTACATGGGAGTTTTTTGATTGCTGAAAcatccggctgggtcactgtctgtgtggagtctgcacgtcctccctgtgtgtgcgtgggtttcctccgggtgctccggtttcgtcccacagtccaaaatgtgcgggttaggtggattggccatgctaaattgcccgtagtgtcctaaaaagtaaggttagggggggggggttgttgggttatgggtatagggtggatacgtgggtttgagtagggtgatcattgctcggcacaacatcgagggccaaagggcctgttctgtactgttctatgttctatcccagtcAAGTGATAATTCTGAAGATTCAGGATATCAATACCTTTTCTTTgtaattccacaattcacccactCTGAACACACCGGAATCCTCCCTTGGCCCTTTGTTATTAAAGTCAGTGCAGTAGGTGGGGTCTGGAGACATATTCAGTTAAACTCTATCAGGTTCTGACACTGCTAGCCAAtatgatgagccaaatggtttccctctgtgcattatcattcAACAAAACAATGAATATTCAGTATTATGAACAGGGAGAGAAATCAGTAACTGCAATTGAACCCAGCAAGAGTCAGCACCGGCAGGGTAGAGAGAGAAGAAACAGTAGAAAAGCTTTAAAACCTCGACATAGGCACACACAGAACTCTGACACGTGTAATATAGATCATCAATTCATAATCATTTATGATTTTTGAAAATTAGTTGAGGTCAAATGGCAAAATTGTTATTTTGTATTAGTTGTTTGAGGTTTGAATGGTGCTGATATTACCCAACATCCATTGCGGCGGTGAATGTGCCCTATTCATTCCACAGGAGCCCAGTGCGCAGGCGCAGTATTGTATCTGGAGCATGCGCACTGTCATCCTGCTCGAAGCTCTGCGAGCGCTGAAGGGGCTGTTTCCGCGGGTGAGCGGCGGTGGgacggagggaggaatggagccgggaaccggggggaagggagggagcggaggcttcataaacacccgtGAAAGGCCCTCGGCAGGAAGAGACCCTGCAGGCCCCGTGTTTGCAGCTGATGGGCTTTTATCCAGATCGGGCCCAGTTCCATTGTCCCCATCTTCGTTCAGCGGGGAGCAGAGCGCATGAGCGGCCATCTTGGTGCCGTCACGGAAAGTAGGAGGAGCTTCAGGGTTCTggtgaccaggagagaaaatgtTTGACTCATTGATTGAATGGTCCGGGAGAACGGGCGCCCTCTTTTCAGggtgagggcggggggaggggaattgCTGCAAAGCGCATGTGCGCCCATCCCAATAACAGAAGAATAAGATTATCAGAATTATTAGCAGTAAGAGGCCATTCGGACAATTGTGGCTCATTTGATCATtgtcttaactccattttccttcagACAATGAACCTTCCTCACCTTTTACTCCCCTGCCAGTAAAAATGGTGTATAatgcagccttgaataaattcaatggccATGCCTCCACTGCTCACTGGGCAGATAATTCCACCGGCTACTGGCCCTCTgagagaagcaatttctcctcatttctgtcttagaCACTGATTTTTAAACTTTCCTTGCAGTGGAAGATTCCCTGTTGaggagaaacatcctttcagcacctGTCAAGCACCCTCAGAATCCTCTCTGCTGCTGTAAGATTACCTTTCATTTATCTAAAATACAATCAGTATATGCACACCCTGGCCAACCTTTCCATCATAAAACAAACCCCTTCATGCCAGGAATCAGCTTAGTGACCcttgtctgaactgcttccaatgtaagTGTATCCCATAGTAATCCTAGGCCAGGAAATGGGGAGAGAGTTTTTATGAATTTATATCTTGGACTTTGGAAACTCCGTTTACAGGGAGATAgatggggaggatttacacacagcaatctGAGATAAAGAAAAAATGTTACTCTCTGACCACAATTGACACATGACTCTTGTAATCTCATTTTACAGGGAGTTAGAAGATTTGAAAACTGTGATTTTTCTCTGATTCCAGTGCTTCTGATATCTTTGCAGCTGCAGACTCCATAGGAGGTTTTACATTTGAAATCCGTGAAATTGTTCCAGAAGTGAGTATTATTGAGCATTCATCTATAATTTAGAGTTTTTAGAATTGTGCTTTGTTGTCTGTGCTCTGGTTTCTGGGCTCTGGGGCAGGTTTGTCTCCTTTACTGTGGATCTGAATTCAAGTTCACACATAGCTCTGTTTCAGCTCTGCCCTCCCTCATCACCTCTCTGCCATTGTTCAACTTCTGCCTCTCATAGGGTATTTATTTTAACCATGTTTAGTATTTTACTGTTATTTCTTCCAATGTGTCTGAATGAAGTTGTCACTGCAACCCATCCCTTGGCTATGTGCTGCT of the Scyliorhinus canicula unplaced genomic scaffold, sScyCan1.1, whole genome shotgun sequence genome contains:
- the LOC119959476 gene encoding zinc finger protein 229-like, which produces MGKPWKCGDCGKEFRSPSGLKVHRRSHTRERTFNCSDCGKSYKNAGGLINHQRVHTREKLFTCSTCGKEFIWESSLTTHQRFHTGEKPYDCSQCGKSFRCSSHLTEHLRVHTGERPFHCFECGQRFTCSSHLTQHKFVHTGERPFVCSVCGKGFIRSTFLLRHQRVHAEEKAFACTDFGKSFTRPSSLRDHQQVHIEEKAFICTECGKSFTHACSLQNHQRVHTGEKPFTCAECGKGFALKSQLRSHKLVHTNERQFQCSDCEKSFKSRRDLMKHQRIHSGEKPFICPVCDRGFTDPSNRLKHQRVHMCASDIFAAADSIGGFTFEIREIVPELLTHQRVHAAMRPFTCKVCRKRFINSSNLVTHQRIHTGEKPFTCSVCRKRFVNSSNLVTHQRLHTGERPFTCSVCRKGFVNSSNLVTHQRLHTGERPFTCSVCQKGFVNSSNLLRHQRVHTKEKPFSCSVCGKGFSSTSYLQKHQRVHK